A DNA window from Myripristis murdjan chromosome 19, fMyrMur1.1, whole genome shotgun sequence contains the following coding sequences:
- the foxj1b gene encoding forkhead box protein J1-B — MPVLMSPDIANKFKEKWLTLHPEEPGTGPDSVHLDDSLTSLHWLQNFSILSADPERPSGAGTGCPSSPQHLLYLKRLGFPRGGTDSPSSPPAGDTAATGMPLYLGSPVTSGSDCTTDPRLANYAQTGSGYPHIPVQTSPPVEVDYKTNPKVKPPYSYASLICMAMQASKQPKVTLSTIYNWITENFCYYRHAEPSWQNSIRHNLSLNKCFMKVPRQKDEPGKGGFWQIDPQYADMFVNGIFKRRRMSANHYSSSSGTHRQSKLLQGRETGYHGTQNGCSFQGGGKRKHMSTKSNTKALRMTKSPLLATEAHSADVLRGDFDLASVFDDVLSGNCSNFEDLDINTALSSLGCEMEASLQGRQHTAGLGRWCGGGGDVLSQSQAPSHPQSYGYMDLSAASMECPVSMGELHIPQQHQHQHHQHLDQDQLLQSHHSLQQFEEPSTLFPEQSEEVVLQPWEEIKEEAQVIPLTLDQGFGLCEGFFTEMQPWERVEAYL; from the exons ATGCCAGTCCTAATGAGCCCCGACATCGCCAATAAGTTTAAGGAGAAATGGCTGACGCTTCATCCAGAGGAACCGGGCACCGGGCCTGACTCTGTCCACCTGGACGACAGCCTGACCAGCCTCCACTGGCTCCAGAATTTCTCCATCCTCAGCGCGGATCCAGAGCGGCCCAGCGGTGCCGGAACCGGCTGTCCGTCCTCTCCGCAGCACCTGCTGTATTTAAAGCGGCTCGGCTTTCCCAGAGGTGGCACCGACTCCCCGTCCAGCCCTCCTGCCGGGGACACCGCCGCCACCGGGATGCCTCTGTACCTCGGAAGCCCCGTTACCTCCGGCAGCGATTGCACCACGGACCCGCGGCTTGCCAATTACGCACAAACCGGGAGCGGCTACCCGCATATCCCGGTCCAGACGAGCCCGCCGGTCGAGGTCGACTACAAAACCAACCCAAAAGTCAAGCCGCCCTATTCGTACGCCTCGCTCATCTGCATGGCCATGCAGGCCAGCAAGCAGCCCAAAGTGACTCTGTCCACCATCTATAACTGGATCACGGAGAATTTCTGCTACTACAGACACGCAGAGCCCAGCTGGCAG AACTCGATTCGCCACAACCTGTCGCTGAACAAGTGTTTCATGAAGGTCCCCAGGCAGAAAGACGAGCCTGGGAAAGGAGGCTTCTGGCAGATCGATCCCCAGTACGCCGACATGTTCGTCAACGGCATCTTCAAGCGCAGGAGGATGTCTGCGAACCACtatagcagcagcagtggcacccACAGACAGAGCAAGCTGCTGCAAGGTCGCGAAACAGGGTACCACGGCACCCAAAATGGCTGCTCTTTCCAAGGTGGTGGCAAACGTAAGCACATGTCCACCAAAAGCAACACTAAGGCATTGCGGATGACCAAGTCCCCTCTGTTAGCAACAGAGGCCCACAGTGCTGACGTCCTGAGGGGTGACTTCGACCTGGCGTCTGTTTTCGACGATGTCCTCAGCGGGAACTGCAGCAACTTCGAGGACTTGGACATCAACACGGCGCTGAGCTCACTGGGCTGCGAGATGGAGGCGTCCCTGCAGGGGAGGCAGCACACAGCCGGGCTGGGGAGGTggtgtggaggtgggggggacGTCCTGAGTCAGAGCCAGGCACCGAGCCACCCCCAGTCCTACGGCTACATGGACCTGAGCGCGGCATCCATGGAGTGTCCGGTTAGCATGGGAGAGCTCCACATCCCgcagcagcatcagcaccagCACCATCAGCACCTGGACCAGGACCAGCTGCTCCAATCCCATCACTCCCTGCAGCAGTTTGAGGAGCCCTCCACACTATTTCCGGAGCAGTCCGAGGAGGTGGTGCTGCAGCCCTGGGAGGAGATTAAGGAGGAGGCGCAGGTGATTCCTCTGACTCTGGATCAGGGCTTCGGTCTGTGTGAGGGCTTCTTCACAGAGATGCAGCCATGGGAAAGGGTCGAGGCCTATCTGTGA